The proteins below are encoded in one region of Ricinus communis isolate WT05 ecotype wild-type chromosome 6, ASM1957865v1, whole genome shotgun sequence:
- the LOC8264812 gene encoding histone H4 → MSGRGKGGKGLGKGGAKRHRKVLRDNIQGITKPAIRRLARRGGVKRISGLIYEETRGVLKIFLENVIRDAVTYTEHARRKTVTAMDVVYALKRQGRTLYGFGG, encoded by the coding sequence ATGTCTGGACGTGGCAAAGGAGGAAAAGGACTAGGAAAGGGAGGCGCAAAGCGACACCGTAAGGTACTTCGTGATAACATCCAAGGAATAACGAAGCCAGCAATTCGGCGTTTGGCTCGTAGAGGTGGTGTGAAGCGTATCAGTGGGTTGATCTACGAAGAGACACGAGGTGTCCTCAAGATCTTCCTCGAGAATGTTATCAGAGATGCTGTCACATACACTGAGCACGCTCGCCGGAAGACTGTGACTGCCATGGATGTTGTCTATGCACTCAAGAGGCAAGGCAGGACTCTTTATGGGTTTGGTGGTTAG
- the LOC8264176 gene encoding uncharacterized protein LOC8264176, whose protein sequence is MPVSGKQETAVKSLGGQSGLNIAGVPVKKRRFIWPASPTPEEQQQSLLQNSENNSLEKQEHGSPSPESELAAGSSCLSDANKNIYQEENKRNSDNIVSSNSNHELRFRVEEPSQSQESDSLAKLDDDEKLSTAEKSANILTGVKPLGGVPMKKRRFFRPSSPPPEDQSSLHVGKSSLQKAHGNLSKESALSDAGVAVGSVLSEDDKISLPEDDKRSSDNTVQSNAVDYSRVKIEEARHITQSNAKVEKLMAVEKSVNIMVKSTETELNVAPNKSPSVHVSRKILNQQVEGRCKQISSVSGNPELSLGLKEPQLSALEDQCNDASSWNQGNVEPVSLNLSLSNSERNSQLELDDVQSNTDSSKIFADRSNWDLNTTMDTWEASVGEEAAGQVTAGGSKKVGVTHDIKPLMSTGMVGASIASEKQLFKESESRTSFARASSQSVETSNSEDRLHLRLSPSFLSFNSQTSSSSSANLDSTSAVPNISLSRGLLSGGKTVNPRIVKSEPFDESHRPDSIGAKANSMVPLDFRAVSVKSELLEKVAQEAPSAGKSLDAKSMKSEPFHEGNPEKLKNMYGTSHQSNKQVLLGHDSRGLSTCSTNEHVIQGQDTGVQPTFSTGEQVVQGHNTIKNPTSSIGSSLNGNLSDYSGHRGDEGVHLSNEAPEESCESAEQVAAEMGSLPACQSCDENKCSGTVDAAVSEKKSVDNSDQCKLKFKDAVPPDAHRNGDGTVSDDEKINLSGDMLEEDSYGSEYESDGNSVPMDIEEDGRGQDDYEDGEVREPQLNAKVEGSICEKREDISQGDSDDTKVNSTELRADFHSSSSHAEGKDTNVEEPVETVKAALKDIDAIHDRNTTDADKDVSREESSAVDIVVSRADKRKLVKTIRRKPLDLATNKDKALGTEQSTNQAACATQGTILAATQGTDENVKTNGGEKNESALPKMETLINGDNAPKDANSGGNQSRIINLSIASNMSSFGKTRSISSKPLSLRSGRERLDVPLEGDRLHPRGRDEAYNDGSQKFTRERYQESRNSRWNFIHGRGRLASRIDSLRNDRDSERDCIPRHKYATAVAGSDTEFVNYNMGSDGVFAGGVRGGRKLVDDDTPIFRHFSSRRRSPGRRDGPASRGLQMVRRVPRSIDEDNSEVVGLRHTEKIMRGFPDDGEEHSYSHTQPPYEGLDGPFVQGTRSFSVQRRGLPQMHSKSPIRSRSPGPWSSRRRSPDGFVGPPELPHRRSPLYRMERMRSPDNPGFPADRVGRRHSSPSYLSRPNDLREMDPSRDHGHPRSIISNRSPTGRGGLLRGSRRFGIGDPRERPENEEFFAGHVHSGRFHELGGDGNEERRRFGERRAPVRSFRPPFNGTDGENFNFNTEDGPRSFRFYPEVDPDFHERPNLREREFDRRIKNRPGNAPRRPRSIEEQEGNYRHGGQVLYDDSFDDMSRVKRKRF, encoded by the exons ATGCCTGTATCAGGAAAACAGGAG ACTGCTGTTAAATCCCTTGGTGGGCAGTCTGGTCTTAATATCGCTGGTGTTCCTGTGAAGAAAAGGAGGTTTATTTGGCCTGCTTCACCTACACCTGAAGAACAACAACAATCTTTACTACAAAATTCGGAAAATAATTCTTTAGAGAAACAAGAACATGGTAGCCCATCTCCTGAATCAGAACTTGCAGCAGGTTCTTCTTGCTTATCTGATGCAAACAagaatatttatcaagaagaaaataagagaaattcTGACAATATAGTCTCGTCAAATAGTAATCATGAGTTGAGATTTAGAGTTGAAGAACCCAGCCAATCTCAGGAGTCTGATTCCTTGGCTAAGcttgatgatgatgagaagCTTTCAACGGCAGAAAAATCTGCTAACATTCTG ACTGGGGTTAAACCCCTTGGTGGTGTTCCTATGAAGAAAAGGAGGTTCTTTCGGCCTTCCTCGCCTCCACCTGAAGATCAATCTTCCCTGCATGTGGGAAAAAGTTCTCTACAGAAAGCACATGGTAACCTGTCTAAGGAGTCTGCTCTTTCAGATGCTGGTGTTGCAGTAGGTTCTGTCTTATCTGAGGATGACAAGATTTCTTTGCCAGAGGATGATAAGAGAAGCAGCGACAACACTGTGCAGTCTAATGCTGTAGACTACTCGAGGGTTAAAATTGAAGAAGCACGCCATATAACTCAGTCTAATGCTAAAGTGGAGAAGCTTATGGCAGTAGAAAAATCTGTTAATATAATGGTAAAATCAACAGAAACTGAATTGAATGTAGCACCCAATAAATCCCCTTCAGTTCATGTCAGTAGAAAGATACTTAATCAGCAAGTAGAAGGAAGATGTAAACAGATATCTTCAGTTTCTGGGAATCCTGAATTGTCATTAGGTTTAAAGGAACCTCAACTTTCTGCTTTGGAGGATCAGTGTAATGATGCAAGTAGTTGGAATCAGGGAAACGTAGAACCCGTTTCGTTGAATTTGTCATTAAGCAATAGTGAAAGGAATTCCCAGCTTGAATTGGACGATGTGCAGTCCAATACTGACAGTTCTAAGATATTTGCTGACAGATCGAATTGGGATTTAAATACTACAATGGATACATGGGAAGCTTCTGTGGGTGAAGAAGCTGCTGGTCAAGTAACAGCTGGTGGTTCAAAGAAAGTGGGTGTTACACATGATATAAAGCCCTTGATGTCAACAGGGATGGTTGGAGCCAGTATTGCTTCTGAAAAGCAACTTTTTAAAGAGAGCGAGTCTAGAACCAGTTTTGCTAGAGCATCTTCACAATCTGTTGAAACATCTAATTCTGAGGATCGTCTTCATTTACGCCTTAGtccatcttttctttcttttaacagCCAGACATCTTCTAGTTCATCTGCTAACTTAGACTCCACTTCTGCTGTTCCTAATATAAGCTTGTCCAGAGGGTTGTTGTCAGGAGGCAAGACGGTTAATCCTAGGATTGTAAAATCTGAACCATTTGATGAAAGCCACAGACCTGATTCTATAGGAGCTAAAGCCAATTCAATGGTACCATTAGATTTTAGGGCAGTGTCAGTGAAGAGTGAATTACTAGAGAAGGTTGCTCAAGAAGCCCCAAGTGCTGGGAAATCACTTGATGCTAAATCTATGAAATCTGAACCATTTCATGAGGGTAATCCAGAGAAACTCAAGAACATGTATGGAACATCACATCAATCTAATAAACAGGTGCTACTAGGTCATGATAGCAGAGGACTATCTACTTGTTCAACAAATGAACATGTGATACAAGGACAGGATACTGGAGTACAGCCTACTTTTTCAACAGGTGAGCAAGTGGTACAAGGTCACAATACTATAAAAAATCCTACTAGTTCAATAGGTTCATCCCTGAATGGCAATTTGTCAGACTATTCAGGACATCGAGGTGATGAAGGAGTACATCTTAGCAATGAGGCTCCAGAGGAATCATGTGAAAGTGCTGAGCAGGTTGCTGCAGAAATGGGTTCTCTACCTGCGTGTCAGAGTTGTGATGAAAATAAATGTTCTGGGACAGTGGATGCTGCAGTTTCTGAGAAGAAAAGTGTAGATAATTCAGACCAATGCAAACTGAAATTCAAGGATGCAGTTCCCCCTGATGCACATCGGAATGGTGATGGTACTGTGAGTGATGACGAAAAGATTAATTTGTCTGGTGACATGCTAGAAGAAGACTCTTATGGCTCTGAATACGAGTCTGATGGTAATTCTGTGCCTATGGATATAGAAGAAGATGGTCGAGGACAGGATGATTATGAAGATGGTGAGGTTCGTGAGCCACAACTGAATGCTAAAGTGGAGGGTTCTATTtgtgagaaaagagaagacATTAGTCAGGGTGATTCTGATGATACAAAGGTGAATTCTACAGAACTACGTGCTGATTTTCATTCTAGTTCATCCCATGCTGAGGGCAAGGACACTAATGTGGAAGAACCTGTTGAAACAGTTAAAGCTGCTCTTAAAGATATTGACGCAATTCATGATAGAAATACAACTGATGCTGATAAAGACGTTTCTAGGGAAGAATCATCTGCAGTTGATATCGTGGTTAGCAGAGCTGACAAAAGGAAGTTAGTCAAGACTATTCGAAGAAAACCACTTGACTTGGCAACAAATAAAGATAAGGCCCTGGGGACAGAACAGTCCACTAATCAAGCTGCTTGTGCTACTCAAGGAACAATACTGGCTGCTACTCAAGGAACAGATGAGAATGTTAAGACAAATGGTGGGGAAAAGAATGAATCAGCATTACCCAAGATGGAAACATTGATAAATGGTGATAATGCGCCTAAGGATGCAAACAGTGGAGGTAACCAGAGTAGGATTATTAACCTGTCTATAGCTTCTAACATGTCTTCTTTTGGTAAGACGAGATCTATATCAAGCAAGCCATTGTCGTTGCGCTCTGGAAGAGAGAGATTGGATGTACCACTCGAGGGAGATCGACTTCATCCTCGAGGGAG ggaTGAAGCTTATAATGATGGTTCTCAGAAGTTCACAAGAGAAAGGTATCAGGAGTCCAGAAACTCTAGATGGAATTTTATCCATGGTAGAGGAAGGCTTGCTAGTAGAATTGATTCTCTTCGCAATGATAGGGATTCTGAACGTGATTGCATTCCCAGACATAAATATGCAACTGCTGTTGCAGGATCAGATACTGAATTCGTGAATTATAATATGGGATCAGATGGTGTATTTGCTGGTGGTGTTCGGGGAGGAAGAAAGCTAGTGGATGATGATACACCAATTTTCCGGCATTTTTCCTCAAGGAGGCGCTCTCCTGGGAGGAGAGATGGACCTGCCTCACGTGGACTTCAAATGGTTCGTAGAGTTCCAAGAAGCATTGATGAAGACAATTCTGAAGTTGTTGGGCTAAGGCATACTGAGAAGATCATGAGGGGTTTTCCCGATGATGGTGAAGAGCATTCATATTCGCATACCCAACCTCCATATGAGGGATTAGATGGTCCCTTTGTCCAAGGAACTAGGAGCTTTTCTGTCCAGAGAAGGGGTCTTCCTCAAATGCATTCTAAATCTCCAATCAGATCTCGTTCTCCTGGTCCATGGTCTTCCAGGAGACGATCTCCTGATGGATTTGTTGGGCCCCCGGAATTGCCTCATCGAAGATCACCACTTTACAGGATGGAGAGGATGAGGTCACCTGATAACCCAGGTTTTCCTGCAGATAGGGTGGGTAGGAGGCATAGTTCCCCATCATATCTGTCTCGACCTAATGATCTGAGAGAAATGGATCCTAGTCGGGATCATGGTCATCCAAGATCTATCATCTCCAATAGGAGCCCAACTGGCCGTGGTGGTTTACTCCGAGGCAGTAGGAGATTTGGTATTGGGGATCCTCGAGAAAGGCCAGAGAATGAGGAATTCTTTGCAGGGCATGTGCATTCTGGTCGGTTTCATGAGCTTGGTGGGGATGGAAATGAAGAGAGAAGAAGGTTTGGTGAGAGACGTGCCCCTGTTCGTTCTTTTAGGCCTCCTTTTAATGGTACTGATggtgaaaattttaatttcaatacaGAAGATGGTCCTAGGTCCTTTAGATTCTACCCTGAAGTTGATCCAGACTTCCATGAAAGACCCAATTTGAGGGAAAGGGAATTTGATAGGCGGATAAAAAACCGTCCAGGAAATGCACCTAGAAGACCAAGAAGCATTGAAGAACAAGAAGGAAATTACAGGCATGGAGGGCAGGTGTTATATGATGATAGTTTTGATGATATGTCTCGAGTGAAGAGGAAAAGATTTTGA